A window from Octopus sinensis unplaced genomic scaffold, ASM634580v1 Contig15751_ERROPOS400000, whole genome shotgun sequence encodes these proteins:
- the LOC115230552 gene encoding uncharacterized protein LOC115230552 has product MTIDEQLVLYRERCPFRVYIHSKPRKYGIKIWAICDSETSYAYKMQIYTGEDRVKVRKTNQGSGVVEDLVKELENTGRNLTCDNIFRSLGFTRKLLSKKTTLAGIIRKNRVELPSAFTNGKEKGFYDPILLSQEKIYCHTYEYNALSAIN; this is encoded by the coding sequence ATGACAATTGATGAACAATTAGTTTTATACAGAGAGCGATGCCCATTCCgggtatatattcattcaaaaccaaggaaatatggaattaaaatttgGGCAATATGTGATAGTGAAACATCTTATGCCTACAAAATGCAAATCTACACTGGGGAAGACCGAGTAAAAGTGAGAAAGACAAATCAAGGTTCAGGAGTTGTTGAAGACctagtaaaagaacttgaaaatacAGGTCGCAATTTAACTTGTGACAATATTTTTAGAAGTCTAGGATTTACTCGAAAGTTACTTAGCAAGAAAACTACTCTAGCTGGAATAATTAGAAAGAACAGAGTTGAACTTCCAAGTGCTttcacaaatggaaaagaaaaaggattcTATGATCCCATCTTATTGtcacaagaaaaaatatattgtcaCACTTATGAGTACAATGCACTCTCAGCCATCAATTGA